A genomic stretch from Achromobacter spanius includes:
- a CDS encoding ABC transporter permease, which translates to MLYFTIRRLGLAALVALTVSVLAFLLLHLSGDPALALAGEGARQADIDMIRKTYGLDRPLVVQYADWLWHIAQGDFGTSVYFKTDAGPLIWSKLKTTLMLGMGALGFALFISIPLGVLAAIYKGSVIDRACLAIAVLGQALPNFFFALILIMLFSISLRILPVSGSGTWQHFVMPAIALGYYVAPAFMRLIRAGMIEVLGADYIRTARAKGLPARKIIFKHALRNAIVPVVALAAVQLGYLLGGSVVIETIFALDGLGYLAYQSITYKDFPVMQLIVLLLSVLYVLLTLAADIANAWLDPRIRVS; encoded by the coding sequence ATGCTGTATTTCACGATCAGGCGTCTGGGCCTGGCAGCGCTGGTGGCGCTGACCGTATCGGTCCTGGCGTTCCTGCTGCTGCACCTGTCGGGCGATCCCGCCCTGGCCCTGGCTGGCGAAGGCGCGCGCCAGGCCGACATCGACATGATCCGCAAAACCTACGGCCTGGACCGGCCGCTGGTGGTGCAGTATGCCGATTGGCTCTGGCATATTGCGCAAGGCGATTTCGGTACGTCTGTGTACTTCAAGACCGACGCCGGCCCGCTGATTTGGTCCAAGCTCAAGACCACCTTGATGCTGGGCATGGGCGCGCTGGGCTTCGCGCTGTTTATCTCGATTCCGCTGGGCGTGCTGGCCGCCATCTACAAAGGCAGCGTGATCGACCGCGCCTGTCTGGCCATCGCGGTGCTGGGCCAGGCCCTGCCGAATTTCTTTTTCGCGCTGATCCTGATCATGCTGTTCTCGATCTCGCTGCGCATCCTGCCGGTATCGGGCAGCGGCACCTGGCAGCACTTCGTGATGCCCGCCATTGCCCTGGGCTACTACGTGGCGCCCGCCTTCATGCGGCTGATACGCGCCGGCATGATCGAGGTGCTGGGCGCCGACTACATCCGCACCGCGCGCGCCAAGGGTCTGCCGGCCCGCAAGATCATCTTCAAGCACGCGCTGCGCAACGCCATCGTGCCCGTGGTGGCGCTTGCCGCCGTGCAACTGGGCTATCTGCTGGGCGGCTCGGTCGTCATTGAAACCATCTTCGCGCTGGACGGCTTGGGCTACCTGGCCTACCAAAGCATTACGTACAAGGACTTTCCGGTGATGCAGTTGATCGTGCTGCTGCTGTCCGTGCTGTATGTGCTGCTGACGCTTGCCGCCGATATCGCCAACGCGTGGCTTGATCCGCGCATCCGGGTGTCCTGA
- a CDS encoding ABC transporter permease, translating to MTTPILTPTVPGAPAPMEFTAATLRWRRLRRNKALLAGGGILLIIVLIALLAPWISPHDPYFQDLAYRTAPPVWYEKGTWLHPLGTDQLGRDYMSRLFYGARISLLIGISVALISGIIGTAMGMAAGYFGGKVDMAVSFLITTRLSMPVILVALATVAIVGGSLWVVILVLGLLKWDRYAVVMRSATQQVRSLEYVAAAQAAGASTWRIVWGEVLPNVVPQLIVIATLEAASAILLEASLSFLGLGVQPPLPSWGLMISEAKAYMFFSFWLIAIPGSALALLIFAINLAGDGLHQLLTPEERA from the coding sequence ATGACTACGCCTATCCTCACTCCTACCGTTCCGGGCGCCCCCGCGCCCATGGAATTCACCGCCGCCACCTTGCGCTGGCGCCGGCTGCGCCGCAACAAGGCCCTGCTGGCGGGCGGCGGCATCCTGCTGATCATTGTGCTGATTGCACTGCTGGCGCCGTGGATCTCTCCGCACGACCCCTATTTCCAGGATCTGGCCTACCGCACGGCGCCGCCTGTCTGGTACGAAAAAGGCACCTGGCTGCATCCACTGGGCACCGACCAGCTGGGCCGCGACTATATGTCGCGCCTGTTCTACGGCGCGCGCATCTCGCTGTTGATCGGCATCAGCGTGGCGCTGATTTCGGGAATCATCGGCACCGCCATGGGCATGGCCGCCGGTTACTTCGGCGGCAAGGTCGACATGGCCGTGTCGTTCCTGATCACGACGCGCCTGTCGATGCCCGTGATACTGGTGGCGCTGGCCACCGTGGCCATCGTGGGCGGCTCGCTGTGGGTCGTCATCCTGGTGCTGGGCCTGCTGAAATGGGACCGCTACGCGGTCGTCATGCGCAGCGCCACGCAGCAGGTGCGGTCGTTGGAATACGTGGCGGCGGCGCAGGCCGCGGGCGCGTCCACCTGGCGCATCGTGTGGGGCGAAGTGCTGCCCAACGTGGTGCCGCAGTTGATCGTGATTGCCACGCTGGAAGCCGCCAGCGCCATTCTGCTGGAGGCTTCGCTGTCGTTCCTGGGCCTGGGCGTGCAACCGCCGCTGCCGTCCTGGGGGCTGATGATTTCGGAAGCCAAGGCCTACATGTTCTTCTCGTTCTGGCTGATCGCCATTCCGGGGTCTGCGTTGGCGCTGCTGATCTTCGCGATCAATCTGGCTGGCGACGGGCTGCATCAACTGCTGACGCCTGAAGAGAGGGCCTGA
- a CDS encoding ABC transporter ATP-binding protein, translating to MNDKEIVLDVQGLTVDIATPRGPLHAVRDVSFQVKRGETLCLVGESGCGKSMTSLAIMGLLPKAAKRTTRRLAVLGEDLSAARGRRINALRGSKMAMIFQEPMTALNPAYAIGEQLTEHYIHHRHASQQQARDRAVELLEKVGIASAGQRLTQYPHQLSGGLRQRVMIAMALMCGPELLIADEPSTALDVTIQAQILRLLADLQAELGIAMVLITHDLGVVARIAQQVAVMYAGQIVEEGPVKDIFATPRHPYTQGLLGCIPVPGRTPPGESLGTIPGVVPSLVGDLRGCAFADRCQYVQPQCRDTVPVYGHPPHQQWRCIRQEEGVPA from the coding sequence ATGAACGACAAGGAAATTGTTCTGGACGTGCAAGGGCTGACGGTGGACATCGCCACGCCGCGCGGGCCGCTGCATGCGGTGCGTGACGTGTCGTTCCAGGTCAAGCGCGGTGAAACGCTGTGCCTGGTGGGCGAATCGGGCTGCGGCAAATCGATGACCTCGCTGGCCATCATGGGCTTGCTGCCCAAGGCCGCCAAGCGCACCACGCGCCGCCTGGCGGTGCTGGGTGAAGATCTGTCCGCCGCGCGCGGCCGCCGCATCAACGCGCTGCGCGGCAGCAAGATGGCGATGATCTTCCAGGAACCCATGACGGCGCTGAACCCGGCGTACGCCATCGGCGAGCAACTGACCGAGCACTACATCCACCACCGCCATGCCAGCCAACAGCAGGCGCGCGACCGCGCCGTGGAACTGCTGGAGAAAGTGGGCATTGCGTCGGCCGGACAGCGCCTGACGCAGTACCCGCACCAGCTTTCGGGCGGCCTGCGCCAGCGCGTGATGATCGCGATGGCGCTGATGTGCGGCCCCGAATTGCTGATCGCCGACGAGCCCAGCACCGCGCTGGACGTCACTATCCAGGCGCAGATTTTGCGCTTGCTGGCCGACCTGCAAGCCGAGCTGGGCATCGCCATGGTGCTGATCACCCATGACCTGGGCGTGGTGGCGCGCATTGCGCAGCAGGTGGCGGTGATGTATGCCGGGCAGATCGTCGAGGAAGGCCCGGTGAAAGACATCTTCGCCACGCCGCGTCATCCGTACACGCAGGGCTTGCTGGGCTGTATTCCCGTGCCCGGCCGCACCCCGCCCGGCGAATCGCTGGGAACGATACCCGGCGTGGTGCCGTCGCTGGTGGGCGACCTGCGCGGCTGCGCCTTCGCCGACCGCTGCCAGTATGTGCAGCCGCAATGCCGCGACACGGTTCCCGTGTACGGCCATCCGCCGCACCAGCAATGGCGCTGCATCCGCCAAGAAGAAGGAGTTCCGGCATGA
- a CDS encoding ABC transporter ATP-binding protein: MSALLQAEAVSRQFSIRSGMFRPRSTLHAVNGVDLAVERGAVLGIVGESGCGKSTLARMLLGLTPPSAGVIKLDGQDISQMDRRALARRVQPIFQDPYSSLNPRRSIASIVSLPLEVHGIPNPKLHKAIEMLERVGLPPRLAHNTPGQLSGGQRQRVAIARALVMNPEIVICDEPTSALDVSVQAQIMNLLMDLRREFNLTYVFISHNLAVVEHIATHVAVMYLGRVVESADTAKLFHDPRHPYTQALLASVLTPEPGLGIPDMGLGLSFPDPLNPPPGCPFHPRCQYAMAQCKTERPALTLRDTSVVACHLYPAASSSLAASNASSPLSSIPTSTGARPS, encoded by the coding sequence ATGAGCGCGCTCTTGCAAGCCGAAGCCGTCAGCCGGCAGTTTTCCATCCGCTCGGGCATGTTCCGCCCGCGCAGTACCTTGCATGCGGTCAATGGCGTGGACCTGGCGGTGGAACGCGGCGCGGTGCTGGGCATCGTGGGCGAATCGGGCTGCGGAAAATCCACGCTGGCGCGCATGCTGCTGGGGCTGACGCCGCCCAGCGCGGGCGTGATCAAGCTGGACGGGCAAGACATCAGCCAGATGGACCGGCGCGCGTTGGCCCGCCGCGTGCAGCCGATTTTTCAGGATCCGTATTCGTCCTTGAACCCACGCCGTTCCATCGCGTCCATCGTGTCGCTGCCGCTGGAGGTGCACGGCATCCCCAACCCCAAGCTGCACAAGGCCATTGAAATGCTGGAGCGCGTAGGCCTGCCGCCGCGCCTGGCGCACAACACGCCGGGGCAGTTGTCGGGCGGGCAGCGCCAGCGGGTGGCGATTGCGCGGGCGCTGGTCATGAACCCCGAGATCGTCATCTGCGACGAGCCGACGTCCGCGCTGGATGTGTCGGTGCAGGCGCAGATCATGAACCTGCTGATGGACCTGCGCCGCGAATTCAACCTGACCTATGTCTTCATCAGCCACAACCTGGCGGTGGTGGAGCACATTGCCACGCACGTGGCCGTTATGTATCTGGGTCGCGTGGTGGAATCCGCCGACACCGCCAAGCTGTTCCACGACCCGCGCCACCCGTACACGCAGGCCTTGCTGGCATCGGTGCTGACGCCCGAACCCGGCCTGGGCATTCCCGACATGGGCTTGGGGCTGTCCTTTCCCGACCCGCTTAACCCGCCGCCGGGCTGCCCCTTTCACCCACGCTGCCAGTACGCGATGGCGCAATGCAAGACCGAACGGCCCGCGCTGACGCTGCGTGATACGTCGGTGGTGGCCTGCCATTTGTATCCCGCGGCCTCGTCTTCCCTTGCCGCATCGAATGCGTCTTCACCGCTATCTTCGATACCCACTTCCACCGGAGCCCGACCATCATGA
- a CDS encoding M20 family metallopeptidase, with translation MTREQAIAQAEHCFDSGAFRALLARRLALPTESQNPERAAVLADYLESEIRPAFEALGFTCQTLTHPKALAPFLYAERIEDASLPTVLGYGHGDVIRGLEKEWKEGLSPWALTEAEGRWYGRGIADNKGQHTINMEALRLVLEARGKLGFNAKYLIEMGEETGSMGLRELCAEHRDMLAADLLIASDGPRLAPQRPTIFLGARGSLNFDLSIEARAGGHHSGNWGGLISNPGIQLAHAISTIVSPTGQIRIKEWVPAKLPDAVRRALADCQVDGGTDGPEIEPEWGEPGLSPAERVFGWCSFEVLAYKTGNPETPVNAIPPRAWARCQLRFVVGVDPEDLIPALRRHLDREGFPMVKIALTRESMFRATRIDPDDAWVRWAVDSLERTSGQKTALLPNLGGSLPNDIFTDVLGLRTIWVPHSYPGCSQHAPNEHLPPELLRQALGLMTGLYWDLGAGDTPAVSRG, from the coding sequence ATGACCCGTGAGCAAGCCATCGCCCAAGCAGAACACTGCTTTGATTCTGGCGCCTTCCGCGCGCTGCTGGCGCGCCGGCTGGCGCTGCCCACGGAAAGCCAGAACCCCGAGCGCGCCGCCGTGCTGGCGGACTACCTGGAATCGGAAATCCGCCCCGCGTTCGAAGCGCTGGGATTCACCTGCCAGACCTTGACGCATCCCAAGGCGCTGGCGCCCTTTCTTTATGCCGAGCGGATTGAAGACGCAAGCCTGCCCACCGTGCTGGGCTATGGGCATGGCGACGTCATTCGGGGGCTGGAAAAGGAATGGAAGGAAGGCTTGTCGCCCTGGGCGTTGACCGAGGCCGAAGGCCGCTGGTACGGCCGTGGCATCGCCGACAACAAGGGGCAGCACACCATCAACATGGAAGCGCTACGGCTGGTGCTGGAAGCACGCGGCAAGCTGGGCTTCAACGCCAAGTACTTGATAGAGATGGGCGAAGAGACCGGGTCGATGGGCTTGCGGGAACTGTGTGCCGAGCATCGCGACATGCTGGCGGCCGACCTGCTGATCGCGTCCGACGGCCCACGCCTGGCGCCCCAACGGCCCACCATTTTCCTGGGTGCGCGCGGCAGCCTGAACTTTGACCTATCGATCGAGGCGCGCGCGGGTGGGCACCATTCCGGTAATTGGGGCGGACTGATTTCCAACCCCGGCATTCAGTTGGCGCATGCCATTTCGACGATTGTGTCTCCCACCGGCCAGATCCGCATCAAGGAATGGGTGCCCGCCAAACTGCCCGACGCCGTGCGTCGCGCGCTGGCGGATTGCCAGGTGGATGGCGGCACGGACGGCCCCGAGATTGAACCTGAATGGGGCGAACCCGGCCTGTCGCCGGCGGAACGGGTTTTTGGCTGGTGCTCGTTTGAAGTGCTGGCGTATAAAACCGGCAACCCGGAAACGCCCGTCAACGCGATCCCACCGCGTGCCTGGGCGCGTTGCCAACTGCGCTTTGTGGTGGGCGTGGACCCGGAAGACCTGATCCCCGCGCTGCGCCGCCATCTGGACCGCGAGGGTTTTCCGATGGTGAAGATTGCGCTGACGCGCGAGTCCATGTTCCGCGCCACGCGGATTGACCCTGACGACGCCTGGGTGCGGTGGGCGGTCGATTCGCTGGAACGCACGTCGGGGCAGAAGACGGCGTTGCTGCCGAACTTGGGCGGGTCATTGCCGAATGATATTTTCACGGATGTGCTGGGCCTGCGCACGATATGGGTTCCGCATTCGTATCCGGGTTGTTCGCAGCACGCGCCGAATGAGCACCTGCCGCCGGAGCTGCTGCGGCAAGCGCTGGGGTTGATGACGGGCTTGTACTGGGACTTGGGTGCGGGGGACACGCCGGCGGTGTCGCGAGGGTGA
- a CDS encoding TetR/AcrR family transcriptional regulator — protein sequence MMTAPPPSLSQDKRLTKGERTRLQLLQVAAAEFAERGFQHTRISDIVARAGVTQPVFYQYFSSKQAAYDELVGMFAQRLRQAISQARLPADLDGAELVDRIRGGVLGLLAILQEDPNLTRIGFFQVAGAEALKDELVAMIADNVRAEQQAGLFRPDVAADWFAQSLMGMIERFTRQAPDAQQQRALATFITDLLLNGIRRP from the coding sequence ATGATGACGGCACCACCCCCTTCTTTATCGCAAGACAAGCGTCTCACCAAAGGTGAACGCACCCGCTTACAGCTTTTGCAGGTTGCCGCCGCGGAATTCGCCGAACGCGGATTTCAGCACACGCGGATCAGCGACATCGTCGCCCGGGCCGGGGTCACCCAACCCGTCTTCTATCAATACTTTTCAAGCAAGCAAGCCGCCTACGACGAACTGGTCGGCATGTTCGCGCAGCGCTTGCGCCAGGCGATCAGCCAGGCGCGCTTGCCAGCTGATCTGGACGGCGCCGAACTGGTCGATCGCATTCGTGGCGGCGTGCTGGGCCTGCTTGCGATCTTGCAAGAAGACCCCAACCTGACCCGCATCGGTTTTTTTCAGGTGGCCGGGGCGGAAGCATTGAAGGACGAGTTGGTGGCAATGATTGCCGACAACGTGCGCGCCGAGCAGCAGGCGGGTTTGTTCCGCCCGGATGTTGCGGCGGACTGGTTCGCCCAATCGCTGATGGGCATGATCGAACGCTTCACACGCCAGGCGCCGGACGCGCAACAGCAACGCGCCTTGGCGACGTTTATTACGGACTTGCTGCTAAACGGCATCCGTCGCCCGTAG
- a CDS encoding DUF523 domain-containing protein produces the protein MQYVLISSCLLGNPVRYDGRAVPNDDAVLARWREEGRVVPVCPEVAGGMATPRPPAEIEPGKRAADVLAGGARVIAVTGDDVTQPFVQGGHAALSVARQRGIRIAVLKEGSPSCGSGYVYDGHYSGQRKTGVGITAELLIGAGVQVFSEKQWAEADACLAGLEAQDVA, from the coding sequence ATGCAATACGTGTTGATCAGCTCCTGCCTGTTAGGCAACCCCGTGCGCTATGACGGGCGCGCGGTGCCCAATGATGACGCCGTCCTGGCTCGCTGGCGCGAGGAAGGGCGGGTCGTGCCGGTGTGTCCGGAAGTCGCGGGCGGCATGGCTACCCCGCGCCCGCCCGCCGAGATCGAGCCGGGCAAGCGGGCCGCCGATGTGTTGGCCGGCGGCGCGCGCGTGATTGCCGTGACGGGAGACGACGTCACCCAGCCATTCGTGCAAGGCGGCCATGCGGCCTTGTCCGTGGCGCGACAGCGCGGCATTCGCATCGCGGTGCTGAAAGAAGGCAGCCCGTCGTGTGGCAGCGGCTATGTGTATGACGGCCATTACTCGGGCCAGCGGAAAACGGGCGTGGGCATCACGGCCGAATTGCTGATCGGCGCTGGCGTACAGGTCTTTAGCGAAAAGCAATGGGCCGAGGCCGACGCTTGCCTGGCAGGGTTGGAGGCGCAAGATGTGGCTTAG
- a CDS encoding AraC family transcriptional regulator, with protein sequence MTTPLLPPERAQSKSGPTLIAVRRDDGLLRDTAMHQHARGQLLGAYRGLLTVYAGARQWVVPSAQAVWIPPGQPHGLRSHGPYAGYSAYLSPAACSRLPTTTRVLQTSALLLAAVDRAASWNGNETSAARGHVLGLIQDELCTLPLAGQALIMPGDPRLQRLAVSLSDNPSDTRSLDAWAAQVGMAPRTFARRFLAETGLPLGAWRQQARLMRAQEMLAAGSAVTTVALELGYDNISAFIAMFKREVGITPGRFRGPGV encoded by the coding sequence ATGACCACTCCCTTGCTGCCGCCCGAACGCGCCCAATCAAAAAGCGGCCCGACGCTGATCGCCGTCCGCCGCGATGACGGCCTGCTTCGCGACACCGCCATGCATCAGCATGCGCGCGGCCAGTTGCTGGGCGCCTATCGGGGCTTGCTGACGGTGTATGCGGGCGCGCGGCAATGGGTGGTCCCGTCCGCGCAGGCGGTGTGGATTCCGCCCGGCCAGCCCCATGGTCTGAGATCGCACGGGCCGTACGCGGGCTACAGCGCCTACCTGAGTCCGGCTGCCTGCTCGCGCTTGCCCACCACCACCCGCGTGCTGCAAACATCAGCCTTGCTGCTGGCGGCCGTGGACCGTGCCGCGTCATGGAATGGCAATGAGACAAGCGCCGCGCGCGGCCACGTTCTGGGATTGATTCAAGACGAATTGTGCACCCTACCGCTAGCCGGCCAGGCGCTGATCATGCCGGGTGACCCGCGTTTGCAGCGCTTGGCGGTATCCCTTTCCGACAACCCTTCGGATACTCGGTCCTTGGATGCCTGGGCCGCGCAGGTCGGCATGGCGCCGCGCACCTTTGCGCGCCGTTTCCTGGCGGAAACCGGCCTGCCCCTGGGCGCATGGCGGCAGCAGGCCCGCCTGATGCGGGCGCAGGAAATGCTGGCGGCGGGGAGTGCCGTGACGACGGTGGCGTTGGAACTGGGCTACGACAACATCAGCGCATTCATCGCCATGTTCAAACGCGAAGTCGGAATCACGCCGGGCCGCTTTCGCGGCCCGGGGGTGTAA
- a CDS encoding NYN domain-containing protein, producing MTTPNENVSMALFCDFENVALGVRDTKYQKFDIRPVLERLLLKGSIVVKKAYCDWERYKEFKAPMHEANFELIEIPHVRQSGKNSADIRLVVDALDFCYTKSHVNTFVIISGDSDFSPLVSKLRENNKKVIGVGVKQSTSDLLIANCDEFIFYDDLAREGQRTADARRDNRGGASTGQRRTPDEELRRKEELEARKTQAVDMVVETFEALMAERGDSGKIWASALKDALKRRKPDFNESYYGFRAFGNLLDEAQSRGFLDVGREEKSGTYVYRDSIDGTPEVNRAGGQGRSRSGQGRQSAQAAQVDVDDTQAGAEQEETGSRPARRSRGGRKSGGSGRGANHAVEQGAGEVAVAAPSDAAPDAQAAVPVAAPEGVQDRGQERTRERTRERRTQERTQEGAFTPATAPATAPATTAATAPATTPPVSFQGAAQAERQANQQAQVDKQAEADEETAKALAREVAKLESMRADALARAQAPKPVQPSRLPPMPTPLPQARQPLPAVNIAEWTFVEPPAETRRDAADKAPAKVADPFAGASARPAAEPAPAPAPAAPAKRARAASKTTKAKSAESDAGRAARAVTTEPVATKSTATGATATKPTATKPSATKSSATEAAATGSAASAPAAEPQAEASAKPARKTASRTRSPRKTPAKES from the coding sequence ATGGCGCTTTTCTGCGACTTCGAGAACGTGGCGCTGGGTGTGCGGGACACCAAATACCAGAAATTCGACATCCGGCCCGTGCTGGAACGCCTGCTGCTCAAGGGCAGCATCGTCGTCAAGAAAGCCTATTGCGATTGGGAACGCTACAAGGAATTCAAGGCCCCCATGCACGAGGCCAATTTCGAGCTGATCGAAATTCCGCACGTGCGCCAATCGGGCAAGAATTCGGCGGACATCCGGCTGGTCGTGGACGCGCTGGACTTCTGCTATACCAAGTCGCACGTCAATACCTTCGTGATCATCAGCGGCGATTCCGACTTTTCGCCCCTGGTGTCCAAGCTGCGCGAGAACAACAAGAAGGTGATCGGCGTGGGCGTGAAGCAATCCACGTCGGACCTGCTGATTGCCAACTGCGACGAATTCATCTTCTATGACGACCTGGCGCGCGAAGGCCAGCGCACCGCCGACGCCCGCCGCGACAACCGTGGCGGCGCCAGCACCGGCCAGCGCCGCACGCCGGACGAAGAACTCCGCCGCAAGGAAGAGCTGGAAGCGCGCAAGACCCAGGCCGTGGACATGGTCGTCGAGACCTTCGAGGCGCTGATGGCCGAACGCGGCGACAGCGGCAAGATCTGGGCGTCCGCCTTGAAAGATGCGTTGAAGCGCCGCAAGCCGGATTTCAACGAGTCGTACTACGGCTTTCGAGCCTTTGGCAACCTGCTGGACGAAGCGCAGTCGCGCGGCTTCCTGGACGTGGGCCGCGAAGAGAAGTCCGGCACCTATGTGTATCGCGACAGCATCGACGGCACGCCGGAAGTGAACCGCGCGGGCGGCCAGGGTAGGTCCCGTTCCGGGCAGGGCCGACAGTCGGCCCAGGCCGCGCAGGTGGATGTCGACGACACCCAAGCGGGCGCGGAGCAGGAAGAAACCGGCTCCCGGCCTGCCCGTAGATCACGCGGCGGCCGCAAGTCGGGCGGATCCGGCCGAGGCGCCAACCATGCCGTTGAGCAAGGCGCGGGCGAAGTGGCGGTCGCCGCGCCGTCTGACGCTGCGCCGGACGCGCAGGCGGCGGTTCCGGTCGCAGCACCCGAGGGTGTACAGGACCGGGGGCAAGAGCGGACCCGAGAGCGGACCCGAGAGCGGCGGACCCAAGAGCGGACCCAAGAGGGCGCATTTACGCCAGCCACTGCGCCGGCCACTGCGCCAGCTACTACGGCAGCCACTGCGCCAGCCACTACGCCGCCCGTATCGTTCCAGGGGGCAGCCCAGGCCGAACGCCAGGCGAACCAGCAAGCCCAGGTCGACAAGCAAGCCGAGGCCGATGAGGAAACCGCCAAGGCGCTTGCTCGGGAAGTTGCCAAACTGGAGTCCATGCGCGCGGATGCCCTGGCGCGCGCTCAAGCGCCCAAGCCTGTCCAGCCGTCGCGCCTGCCGCCCATGCCGACGCCCTTGCCGCAAGCGCGCCAGCCGCTGCCTGCCGTGAATATCGCGGAATGGACGTTCGTTGAACCCCCCGCTGAGACGCGCCGCGACGCAGCCGACAAGGCCCCCGCCAAAGTGGCCGACCCGTTCGCAGGCGCAAGCGCCAGGCCGGCGGCAGAACCTGCTCCTGCTCCCGCTCCGGCAGCCCCGGCCAAGCGCGCCCGTGCCGCCAGCAAGACCACGAAGGCCAAGTCGGCCGAATCGGACGCTGGTCGCGCTGCCCGGGCCGTGACAACGGAACCGGTGGCGACCAAGTCGACGGCTACCGGAGCGACGGCAACGAAACCGACGGCAACGAAACCGTCGGCAACGAAATCCTCGGCAACCGAAGCGGCGGCAACGGGATCGGCGGCATCGGCACCGGCTGCTGAACCCCAGGCCGAGGCGTCTGCCAAGCCTGCCCGCAAGACCGCGTCGCGCACCCGCAGCCCTCGCAAGACGCCGGCCAAGGAATCCTGA